The DNA segment AGCGGCACCATGGCGGCGACGCCGACGGCGAGGCCGGCCACCAGTTCCAGATGTCCGCCGTTGGGCAGGTGTTCGCCGGTTTCCAGCGCCTCCGGGACGAACTCCGTGAGGACGAGGTACACCATCGCGCCCGCGGCGAATCCGAACCCGAAGGGGAGGAACGCCTGCGCCCAGCGGACGAACGCGAAAGCGATGACCGCTCCGATGGGCTGGGGGAGGCTGGAGAACACCGCCGCGCCGACCATCCGCCACCTGCTGACGTTCATCGTCTGCATCGGGATGGAGACGGCGACGCCCTCCGGGACGTTGTGGATGGAGATGGCGACGGTCATGAAGACGGCCAGTAGCGGAACCGAGAAGCCCAGTATCGGGACGCCGCCCTCGAAGCCCAACTCGGCGAACGAGACGCCGACCGCGACGCCCTCCGGGAAACTGTGGACCGTCAGGATGCCGAGGATGAGCACCAGCTTTCGGAGGTCTCCCTCGGCGAACGCCTCGGCCTCGACGGCGTGTTCGGCGTGGTCGTGGCCGCCCGAGTCGTCGTGGGCGTGGTCGTGACCGTGGCCGCCTTCTGCCGCCTCCCCGTCGCTCCCGTCGCCGATATCGACGGCGTCGAGCGCCCAGTCGGCAGCTTCGACCAACACGACGCCCGCGAGCAGACCCAGGACCATGAGCGTCGGGAAGCCGTCCGCGTAGGCCAGTCCCTCGTTGACGAGGCCGAACAGGGACGCCGACACCATGATGCCCGACGCGAGGCCCCAGAGCACGACGTTCCACCGGTCGCCGAAGTCGTCGACGAAGAAGAACGGAACCGCGCCGAGACCCGTGGCGAACGCGGTGAACAGCCCCGCCACGAACACGAGCGCGAGGTTCTCTACGAATCCCATGTGCGAAGTATAACCGTTAAAGGCAAAAAAGAGTTTCCAAAACAAAAATTGATTTTGGTTTGCCTAAAGCGTTCGTTTCCGGAAC comes from the Halorussus vallis genome and includes:
- a CDS encoding ZIP family metal transporter; translation: MGFVENLALVFVAGLFTAFATGLGAVPFFFVDDFGDRWNVVLWGLASGIMVSASLFGLVNEGLAYADGFPTLMVLGLLAGVVLVEAADWALDAVDIGDGSDGEAAEGGHGHDHAHDDSGGHDHAEHAVEAEAFAEGDLRKLVLILGILTVHSFPEGVAVGVSFAELGFEGGVPILGFSVPLLAVFMTVAISIHNVPEGVAVSIPMQTMNVSRWRMVGAAVFSSLPQPIGAVIAFAFVRWAQAFLPFGFGFAAGAMVYLVLTEFVPEALETGEHLPNGGHLELVAGLAVGVAAMVPLMYV